The sequence below is a genomic window from Deinococcus humi.
CCCACCACGAGCAGTGCCACAGGCTGACCACCCTGAAAGAACGGAGCCACGCCCGCCGCCTGGAACTGCTCGGCATGCGGCATGCCCTGCTCTGCCGAGTTCCAGTGGTCAAAGAACTGCGGCGTGCGGGCGGCCACCGTCTGGGCCAGGAATGGCGTGTCCAGGGGCAGCCCAGCCCGGACCAGCGCCGTGAACTCAGGGGGGACCGCGTCGCTGACCACCTCGGCCCCCCAGCGCTCGCCCTGGCGCGTGAAGTAGACCGCCAGCAGGTTGGGGATGTTGCGACGAAGCACGCCCCCGACGTGGCGCGCGAGCGCGGTCACGTCATCGGTGGTGGCCGCGGCCTCACTCAGGGCCACGAAGGTGGACAGCACCTCATTCTGTTGCTGGGCGGCCGCCAGAGCCTCACGCAGCCGGATGACTTCATCCGACAGTGTGTCAACCGTCAGAAGGCTAGAGTCGGACATTGCCTCGCACTATAAAGCGCTCGCAAACAGGGGTCCGTCTGTTCGACTACGCCCGTTTGAACAGAGCGGGGAGCCACCCTGTCAGGCAGTCGGTACGCGCGTGACGGTCAGGATGTGCGGCTGCCAACTACTCAGGGCAGCCGCGCGGGCCTGATACGGGGGCGCGTCCAGCTATACCCCCAGGTCCGTGCTCAACAACAGGGGACGTAAGCCAGAGCTACATTGACCCCTGTTGAGCTAGCCCGCCCGCCTTTGAGGGGACGTTGCGTTGATCCGATCATGACAGAGCCGGGGTTCCTCTCTAAACTCAAAGTGCTACGTCGCCCAGCGTTGCGTAAACGATCGACAGTGTGTTTCCACGCTCATGAGAAGGAAAGGATCAACTTGCAGCACTACGACACCATCGTAATTGGCATCGGCGCAATGGGCTCATCCACGCTCTATCGGCTCGCTCGTCAAGGGCAGCGCGTCCTCGGGCTGGAACGTTTCGACCTGGGACACACCATGGGCTCGTCGCACGGCGTGAACCGCATCATTCGTCTCGCGTACTTCGAGGATCCTCGGTACGTACCGCTGCTGCGCCGTGCGTACGAACTCTGGCGCGAGACTGAACAACTTGCCGGTGAACAGCTGCTCTATGTCACTGGCGGCCTGGACGTAGGCGTTGAGCACGGAGAGGTGGTCCAAGGTACTCTCAGTGCCTGCCGGGCCTACGATCTACCTTATGAGGTGCTGTCGGCCGCGGAGCTCACGGCGCGCTTCCCGGCGTACCGGCTGCCTGACGGGTATGTCGGCGTCCACCAACCGGACGCAGGCTTTGTCGCGTCGGAGCGGGCCATCATGGTCCACGTGTCCCTCGCCATCAGGCATGGCGCGCAAGTGCATGCACGGGAAAAAGTTAGCGCAATTGAGCCCCGCGAGGGACGGGTCACGGTGGTCACTGAGCGAGGCCGCTACGAAGCCGGGCAGGTGGTCGTCTCTGCCGGTGCCTGGCTGTCCGATCTGATTCCTGACCTCCAGCGGACCGCGATGCCCGAACGGCAGGTTCTGGGTTGGTTCCAGCCGAAGGCGCCGGAACTGTTCTCAATGGGACGTTTCCCGGTCTCCATTCTGGAATCGGAGCTGGGATCGTTCTACCAGTTCCCTACCTGGGGCGTGCCGGGCTTCAAGATTGGAAGGCACCATCACCGACGCGAGTGTGGTCATGCCGACCGTCTGTCCCGTGAACCCACGGCCGCAGATGAGACAGTGCTGCGTGAAGCGCTGCGTAGCTTTTTTCCAGACGCCGACGGCCC
It includes:
- the solA gene encoding N-methyl-L-tryptophan oxidase codes for the protein MQHYDTIVIGIGAMGSSTLYRLARQGQRVLGLERFDLGHTMGSSHGVNRIIRLAYFEDPRYVPLLRRAYELWRETEQLAGEQLLYVTGGLDVGVEHGEVVQGTLSACRAYDLPYEVLSAAELTARFPAYRLPDGYVGVHQPDAGFVASERAIMVHVSLAIRHGAQVHAREKVSAIEPREGRVTVVTERGRYEAGQVVVSAGAWLSDLIPDLQRTAMPERQVLGWFQPKAPELFSMGRFPVSILESELGSFYQFPTWGVPGFKIGRHHHRRECGHADRLSREPTAADETVLREALRSFFPDADGPTLRLSACLYTNTPDEHFIIDRLPGHPEVVVASPCSGHGFKFASVMGEILADLATTGESALDVSLFSLARFRENGANQG